In Marasmius oreades isolate 03SP1 chromosome 1, whole genome shotgun sequence, one DNA window encodes the following:
- a CDS encoding uncharacterized protein (BUSCO:EOG092643Y5), protein MSTSLLQFSRRCCRSIGVLSALNPFTRNFSKTLPTFAGRKKNEPKIRIPSKKAMAAKAKRRAAKAALTAAKVENLSLMDAIAVLRAVEVASPRAMYELYIKTEMGNGVAVPKGRFKLPREAKAQAEDKILVFAEGRQAEEAKKAGAHIVGGPELIDGILNNRIRATTYLSTTSLIRTITPRLGRFLGPQGLMPSERRGTVTDDIVGYIERIQGTSEWKADKKGNIHMPIASMHFPAEDVVRNFRHFMTSVKKATGNTKESQSRSSKDANKPVTPINKVILGSTQGPGIRISDY, encoded by the exons ATGTCCACCTCCCTCCTTCAGTTCAGTCGACGGTGTTGTCGATCCATAGGCGTCCTTTCAGCTCTAAATCCATTCACGCGAAATTTTTCAAAAACGCTACCTACATTTGCTGGTAGGAAGAAGAATGAACCCAAAATCCGTATACCGTCCAAAAAGGCTATGGCCGCAAAAGCGAAGAGACGTGCCGCGAAAGCAGCACTGACTGCAGCAAAGGTAGAAAATTTGTCTCTAATGGATGCTATCGCTGTATTACGC GCAGTAGAAGTTGCCTCACCAAGGGCCATGTATGAGTTATATATTAAAACCGAGATGGGAAATGGTGTTGCAGTTCCGAAAGGTCGTTTCAAGCTGCCTCGAGAAGCCAAAGCTCAGGCCGAAGACAAGATCTTAGTTTTTGCGGAGGGTAGGCAGGCGGAAGAGGCAAAGAAGGCCGGCGCACATATCGTTGGAGGGCCTGAACTCATTGACGGA ATCTTGAACAACAGGATTCGGGCCACGACATACTTGTCGACCACTTCTTTGATTCGAACTATAACTCCTCGTTTAGGGCGTTTCCTGGGTCCACAGGGCCTCATGCCCTCGGAGCGACGAGGGACTGTCACTGACGACATCGTAGGCTACATCGAACGCATTCAGGGTACCAGCGAGTGGAAAGCTGACAAGAAGGGTAATATCCACATGCCCATCGCCTCC ATGCACTTTCCCGCTGAAGATGTCGTGCGGAATTTTCGACACTTCATGACGTCGGTTAAAAAGGCTACAGGTAATACCAAAGAATCACAATCTCGTTCCTCAAAGGACGCCAACAAACCCG TCACTCCTATTAACAAGGTTATCCTGGGTTCTACGCAAGGGCCTGGCATTCGAATATCGGATTATTAA
- a CDS encoding uncharacterized protein (BUSCO:EOG092645OU), translated as MSQNQGDIQERIAAARREAESLKEKLRAKKESSADTSLRAMAAEVDALPRIVMRPRRALRGHLAKIYAMHWAADRRHLVSASQDGKLIVWDAYTTNKVHAIPLRSSWVMTCAYSPSGNFVACGGLDNICSIYNLQKDGGNVRGARELSAHSGYLSCCRFLNDRQIVTSSGDMTCMLWDIEAGVRVVEFSDHTGDVMSLSLGPNQNVFVSGACDATAKLWDIRSGRATQTFTGHESDINAVQFFPNGDAFATGSDDASCRLFDIRADRELNSFTHDNILCGITSVAFSISGRILFGGYDDWTCNVWDTLKGERVGVLTGHENRVSCLGVSVDGMALCTGSWDSTLRVWA; from the exons ATGTCGCAAAATCAGGGTGATATTCAGGAGCGTATTGCTGCCGCACGTAGGGAGGCAGAAAGTTTGAAGGAGAAGTTGCGTGCAAAGAAGGAGTCATCAGCAGACACAAGCT TGCGAGCTATGGCAGCGGAAGTAGATGCTCTTCCTAGGATCGTAATGCGTCCCCGTCGGGCACTGAGGGGGCATCTCGCCAAGATATACGCTATGCATTGGGCAGCCGACCGAAGGCATCTCGTCTCTGCCTCACAAGATGGAAAACTTATCGTCTGGGACGCATACACCACGAACAAAGTCCATGCTATTCCTTTACGTTCTAGCTGGGTCATGACTTGCGCATACTCCCCTTCTGGTAATTTTGTTGCCTGTGGAGGACTAGACAACATCTGTTCGATCTACAACCTCCAGAAAGACGGAGGTAACGTGAGAGGCGCTCGGGAACTCAGCGCACACTCTGGGTACCTCAGTTGTTGTCGGTTCCTCAACGATAGACAGATCGTTACCTCTTCTGGTGACATGACTTGCATGCTCTGGGACATTGAAGCCGGTGTTCGTGTAGTCGAGTTCAGCGACCATACTGGCGACGTGATGAG TCTGTCGCTAGGTCCCAATCAAAACGTGTTTGTATCCGGCGCGTGCGATGCCACAGCTAAGCTTTGGGATATTCGTAGCGGCCGCGCAACACAGACCTTCACTGGCCACGAATCGGATATTAACGCTGTTCA ATTCTTCCCGAATGGTGATGCATTTGCCACCGGATCGGACGATGCTTCTTGCCGACTCTTCGATATTCGCGCCGACCGAGAACTCAACTCGTTCACTCACGACAATATCCTTTGTGGTATAACTTCCGTAGCGTTCTCTATCTCGGGACGGATTTTGTTCGGTGGTTATGATGACTGGACATGTAACGTGTGGGATACTCTCAAAGGGGAACGTGTGGGTGTCTTGACTGGTCATGAGAACCGTGTGAGTTGTTTGGGTGTTAGCGTCGATGGAATGGCCCTATGTACAGGTAGCTGGGATAGCACACTTCGG GTATGGGCATGA
- a CDS encoding uncharacterized protein (MEROPS:MER0064621; BUSCO:EOG09262QL6) codes for MPAARPNNHDAEVQDHEDSDRPSKRAKTEKDSNVGDLIDEQEEEEVRQVTDEVKASDLYLDTINRAVLDFDFEKVCSVSLSNINIYGCLVCGKYFQGRGRKSYAYAHSIHEDHHVFINLETTQVYVLPDGYPVSDPSLEDIAFVLAPIFNKSVTNSLSSPSYPVKLSYDLGQRSYLPGYVGLNNIKRNDHMNVVIHCLLHVKPLRDYLLLSKFNSKEPELLKRFAGLAKKVWNPRLFKSQVSPHEFLQEVNRASAGKYSLERQGDPVEFLGWLLNHLHKDMGGSKRKNSSMMFSTFQGELRIETQQVLMRPDAGDNEKPRFDIDRDIRTSVSPFLFLAVDLPPPPLFQDAVEKNIIPQVSINSVLAKFDGKTTQESAGQLRRYKCQRLPPCIILHFKRFTKNVFVEEKNPTIVTFPLRGLEFKDYIDTPPPGQSTIYDLIANVTHESVAGTTRDKENTVWKVFLRAGSGEDEKWFMIQDLIVEETRKEMIFLGESILQIWERREEQGKSEMDIDK; via the exons ATGCCTGCTGCTCGACCCAATAATCACGACGCCGAAGTACAGGACCATGAGGACTCTGATCGACCGTCAAAGAGAGCCAAAACCGAAAAAGATAGTAATGTAGGTGATCTGATCGATGagcaggaagaagaagaagtgagACAAGTGACCGACGAGGTCAAAGCCTCTGACTTGTACCTCGACACG ATAAATCGAGCTGTACttgactttgactttgagaaaGTATGCTCAGTATCGCTGTCAAACATCAACATATACGGTTGTCTCGTTTGTGGCAAATATTTCCAGGGACGGGGCAGGAAGTCTTACGCGTACGCCCATTCTATACACGAGGACCACCACGTTTTTATCAACCTCGAGACCACACAG GTCTATGTCTTGCCGGATGGATATCCTGTATCCGACCCATCACTTGAAGATATCGCTTTTGTTCTGGCCCCAATATTCAACAAATCTGTAACGAATTCGCTATCCTCACCGTCATATCCTGTAAAACTCTCTTACGATCTCGGACAAAGATCGTACTTGCCCGGTTATGTCGGCTTGAACAACATTAAACGGAATGACCACATGAACGTTGTAATTCACTGTCTTCTTCATGTCAAACCGCTCCGAGACTACCTACTGTTGTCCAAGTTCAATAGCAAAGAGCCGGAGCTGCTGAAGCGCTTCGCCGGCCTAGCAAAAAAAGTCTGGAATCCTCGCTTATTCAAGAGTCAAGTAAGTCCGCATGAGTTCCTCCAAGAGGTCAACCGCGCGAGTGCCGGTAAATACAGTCTGGAGCGGCAGGGGGATCCTGTCGAATTCTTGGGGTGGCTGTTGAACCACCTTCATAAGGACATGGGAGGTAGCAAGAGAAAGAACTCGA GCATGATGTTCTCCACTTTTCAGGGGGAACTCAGGATCGAAACGCAGCAGGTTCTCATGCGACCTGACGCAGGCGACAATGAAAAACCTAGATTTGATATAGATAGAG ATATCAGAACTTCTGTATCGCCCTTTCTGTTCTTGGCGGTCGACCTTCCGCCTCCACCCCTTTTTCAAGACGCCGTAGAGAAAAACATCATCCCTCAAGTCAGCATCAACTCCGTGCTTGCCAAATTTGACGGCAAGACGACCCAA GAATCAGCTGGACAGTTACGTCGGTACAAATGCCAGCGACTCCCTCCCTGCATCATTCTCCACTTTAAGCGCTTCACCAAAAATGTCTTTGTCGAAGAAAAGAATCCAACCATAGTTACCTTTCCCCTTAGAGGTTTGGAATTCAAAGACT ATATTGATACTCCACCACCTGGACAATCGACAATATACGATCTCATCGCAAATGTAACTCACGAATCTGTTGCGGGTACAACACGCGACAAGGAAAACACTGTCTGGAAAGTCTTTCTACGAGCTGGTTCAGGTGAAGACGAGAAGTGGTTCATGATACAGGATCTCATCGTAGAAGAGACACGAAAGGAGATGATATTCCTGGGTGAAAGCATCTTGCAG ATCTGGGAGAGACGAGAGGAACAGGGAAAAAGTGAAATGGACATTGACAAGTAA